A genomic window from Streptomyces sp. NBC_01429 includes:
- a CDS encoding ABC transporter substrate-binding protein, protein MRPLPRPHTRPRTRTQTRTRAFAGLRTAAVPLAALLLTAGCATGPSLENRGDVTAPPGDSRHLTIGSAGFTESDLLARMYALLLNRAGYHTEILSVTNREIYEPALESGQIDVVPEYAATFADWLAARARGPGAAPAGSPDLRTTMRALRPLAAARGLAVLDPGRAVDQNAFAVAASYARRHRLRTLSDLGASGLPVRLAAGDECVQRPYCAPGLRKTYGIDITGIDPKGVGTTPAKQAVRNGQDQLVLTTTTDATLDQFGLVLLADDKHLQNADYIVPVVNRARAGGPGIVRALNRLNTVLTTKELASMNQRVDNWRRLPEDVARGYLESKGLIPSG, encoded by the coding sequence ATGAGGCCGCTGCCCCGCCCCCATACCCGTCCCCGTACCCGTACGCAGACGCGTACCCGTGCGTTCGCCGGTCTTCGTACGGCCGCCGTCCCGCTCGCGGCGCTGCTGCTGACCGCCGGCTGCGCCACGGGACCGTCGCTGGAGAACCGGGGCGATGTCACCGCGCCGCCGGGCGACAGCAGACATCTGACCATCGGCTCCGCCGGGTTCACCGAGAGCGATCTGCTCGCCCGGATGTACGCGCTGCTGCTGAACCGGGCCGGATACCACACCGAGATCCTCTCGGTCACGAACCGGGAGATCTACGAACCGGCCCTGGAGAGCGGCCAGATCGATGTCGTCCCCGAATACGCGGCGACCTTCGCCGACTGGCTCGCCGCCAGGGCCCGCGGCCCCGGCGCCGCCCCGGCCGGCTCACCCGATCTGCGGACGACGATGAGGGCGCTGCGCCCACTGGCCGCCGCGCGCGGACTGGCCGTCCTCGACCCCGGCCGCGCCGTCGACCAGAACGCCTTCGCCGTGGCCGCCTCCTACGCCCGCCGGCACCGGCTCAGGACCCTGAGCGATCTCGGCGCCTCCGGGCTGCCGGTGCGGCTGGCGGCGGGCGACGAATGCGTACAGCGCCCCTACTGCGCGCCGGGGCTGCGCAAGACGTACGGCATCGACATCACCGGCATCGACCCCAAGGGCGTCGGCACCACCCCGGCCAAACAGGCCGTGCGGAACGGTCAGGACCAGCTGGTCCTGACCACCACCACCGACGCCACACTCGACCAGTTCGGGCTGGTGCTCCTCGCCGACGACAAGCACCTCCAGAACGCCGACTACATCGTTCCCGTCGTCAACCGCGCGCGGGCCGGCGGCCCGGGGATCGTCCGCGCGCTCAACCGGCTGAACACCGTACTGACCACGAAGGAGCTGGCCTCGATGAACCAGCGGGTCGACAACTGGCGCAGGCTGCCCGAGGACGTCGCCCGGGGGTATCTGGAATCGAAGGGCCTGATCCCGTCCGGCTGA
- a CDS encoding class I SAM-dependent methyltransferase → MANQIAAGPELLKYVRDFSLREDGILRDLRRMTAELPGGEAMQVMAEEGQFLAFLVAATGAANVLEIGTFTGYSTLCMARALPPDGRLVTCDVTDRWPEIGADYWRRAGVSERIEVRVGPAAETLEKMIADGCSGSFGLVFIDADKSNYPRYYELALRLVRPGGLVVVDNTLFFGRVIDPLADDADTAGVREVNAVIRDDQRVDICMLPMADGITLVRRK, encoded by the coding sequence ATGGCGAATCAGATTGCGGCCGGGCCGGAACTTCTGAAATATGTCAGGGATTTCTCGCTCAGGGAAGACGGGATTCTGCGTGATCTGCGCCGAATGACCGCGGAGCTGCCCGGTGGGGAAGCGATGCAGGTCATGGCCGAGGAAGGGCAGTTCCTCGCCTTTCTGGTCGCGGCGACCGGCGCGGCGAATGTGCTGGAGATTGGCACCTTCACCGGTTACAGCACCCTGTGCATGGCTCGTGCCCTTCCGCCGGACGGGAGATTGGTCACCTGTGACGTCACCGACCGATGGCCCGAGATCGGTGCCGATTACTGGCGGCGGGCGGGTGTTTCCGAGCGGATCGAGGTGCGCGTCGGTCCGGCGGCCGAAACTCTTGAGAAAATGATTGCCGACGGCTGTTCCGGCAGTTTCGGCCTCGTATTCATCGACGCGGACAAATCGAATTATCCGCGGTACTACGAGCTGGCGTTGCGGCTCGTACGGCCGGGCGGGTTGGTGGTGGTGGACAACACCCTTTTCTTCGGCCGGGTCATCGACCCGCTGGCCGACGACGCGGACACCGCCGGTGTCCGTGAGGTCAATGCCGTCATCCGGGACGATCAGCGGGTGGACATCTGCATGCTCCCGATGGCCGACGGCAT
- a CDS encoding acetylxylan esterase, which yields MSLSDMPLDKLRDYRSASVEPDDFDRFWAKTLDEARGHDLDARFRPVSTALTTLEVFDVTFAGFGGHPVKGWLVLPARTREPLPVVVEYLGYGGGRGLPHTHRLWGSAGYAHFVMDTRGQGAGWNGGDTPDPVGSAPSFPGFMTRGIEDPETYYYRRLFTDAVRAVEAARSHPLVDAGRTAVRGASQGGGISLAVAGLVPDLSAVATDVPFLCDFPRATTFTDRHPYREVGNYLKTYRGRTEQTWRTLSYFDGVHFAARGRAPALFSVALEDETCPPSTVFAAFNAYAHQDKSIEVYHFNDHEGGEAYQEAAQLAWFPARLTP from the coding sequence ATGTCCCTGTCCGACATGCCCCTCGACAAGCTCCGCGACTACCGGAGCGCGTCCGTGGAGCCGGACGACTTCGACCGGTTCTGGGCCAAGACCCTCGACGAGGCGCGCGGTCACGACCTCGACGCCCGTTTCCGGCCCGTGTCCACCGCGCTGACGACCCTGGAGGTCTTCGACGTGACCTTCGCGGGCTTCGGCGGCCACCCGGTCAAGGGCTGGCTGGTGCTGCCCGCGCGGACGCGTGAGCCGCTGCCGGTGGTCGTGGAGTACCTCGGGTACGGCGGCGGGCGCGGGCTGCCGCACACCCATCGGCTCTGGGGCTCCGCCGGGTACGCGCACTTCGTGATGGACACCCGGGGCCAGGGCGCCGGCTGGAACGGCGGCGACACCCCCGATCCGGTGGGCAGCGCTCCCTCGTTCCCCGGCTTCATGACCCGGGGCATCGAGGACCCCGAGACCTACTACTACCGGCGGCTGTTCACCGACGCGGTGCGCGCCGTGGAGGCCGCCCGCTCCCATCCGCTGGTCGACGCGGGGCGCACGGCGGTGCGCGGGGCGAGTCAGGGCGGCGGTATCAGCCTCGCGGTGGCCGGGCTGGTGCCGGATCTGTCGGCGGTCGCGACGGATGTGCCCTTCCTCTGCGACTTCCCGCGCGCCACGACGTTCACCGACCGCCACCCGTACCGCGAGGTGGGCAACTATCTGAAGACGTATCGCGGCCGTACGGAGCAGACCTGGCGCACCCTCAGCTATTTCGACGGGGTGCATTTCGCGGCGCGCGGGCGGGCGCCGGCGCTGTTCTCCGTGGCGCTGGAGGACGAGACCTGCCCGCCGTCGACGGTCTTCGCGGCCTTCAACGCCTACGCGCATCAGGACAAGTCGATAGAGGTGTACCACTTCAACGACCACGAGGGCGGCGAGGCGTACCAGGAGGCCGCCCAACTGGCCTGGTTCCCGGCCCGGCTGACGCCCTGA